Proteins from a genomic interval of Trifolium pratense cultivar HEN17-A07 linkage group LG6, ARS_RC_1.1, whole genome shotgun sequence:
- the LOC123891449 gene encoding uncharacterized protein LOC123891449 gives MRYGGGRRRRMLLQPFLVLCATVTGLGLLMLALRPLDPPPIKVVYAKDFQLVDSNSSDFDVGDGTLMEKPPPATSKTCATVEEMGNDFVNGLAVKETLRVRRIIEQHFVLNGASRVRDLPSDQFCSHGFVLGKTAEAGFGNEMYKLLSAAALSIMLNRSLIIGQTRGKYPFEDYISYANFTFTMKEIKHLWRLNGCESKYRRKLVMRTDDFEKPSQTNVLCSNWKEWEQPIIWFQGTNDAVASQFFLKNVHPQMRIAAYNLFGDPQVLGSQPNVFGELMRVLISPSKDVEAAVNWVIGGVENPDISLHMRMQTNRSIRALQAVMSCIRKAIESQHLMSRPKIVVVSDTPSLFKSIVPNISEFAEVMRFDYEKFKGKMLESLPKLDFRAKDWGPAPRWVAFVDFFLASRARYAVVSGAQRRVGTTYAQLIAALAAAHNLGDDNKKTSGRSFSFFSSFQSNLLTDGLKNQIGWGHVWNRYAGPLSCHNQSNQCAFTPLLPPAWWDGLWQSPIPRDTKRLAFYGVQLSGFGNVDTDFLQNYCNSRKTVVRTVTYNL, from the exons atgagatATGGCGGTGGAAGAAGGAGGAGAATGTTATTACAACCATTTCTTGTTTTGTGTGCAACGGTAACAGGTTTAGGATTATTGATGCTAGCTTTAAGACCGTTGGATCCACCACCGATCAAGGTTGTTTACGCCAAAGATTTTCAGTTAGTAGATTCCAATAGTTCTGATTTCGATGTCGGCGATGGGACTCTTATGGAGAAACCACCGCCGGCGACATCGAAAACATGTGCGACGGTAGAAGAAATGGGGAATGATTTCGTAAATGGTTTGGCTGTGAAAGAAACATTGAGAGTTAGGAGAATTATTGAGCAACATTTTGTGTTGAATG gTGCTTCAAGAGTCAGGGATTTACCCTCTGATCAGTTCTGTAGCCATGGATTTGTTCTAGGCAAGACTGCCGAGGCGGGTTTTGGGAATGAAATGTACAAGCTCTTAAGCGCTGCGGCACTGAGTATAATGTTAAACCGGTCGCTGATCATTGGCCAAACCAG AGGCAAATATCCCTTCGAGGATTACATTTCGTATGCCAACTTTACCTTTACCATGAAAGAAATAAAGCATCTATGGAGACTAAATGGTTGTGAAAGCAAATATAGGAGGAAACTGGTTATGAGGACCGATGATTTTGAAAAGCCGTCCCAAACAAATGTTCTATGTAGCAATTGGAAGGAGTGGGAACAACCTATCATTTG GTTTCAAGGAACCAATGATGCTGTGGCGTCTCAATTTTTCTTAAAGAACGTACATCCTCAGATGAGGATTGCGGCTTATAATTTATTTGGTGACCCGCAAGTTCTTGGTTCTCAGCCGAATGTATTTGGGGAGCTCATGAGAGTTCTCATATCGCCTTCAAAAGATGTTGAGGCAGCAGTCAATTGGGTTATTGGTGGTGTGGAGAATCCTGATATCTCGTTGCATATGCGGATGCAAACGAACAG gtccATAAGAGCTTTGCAGGCCGTTATGAGTTGCATCAGAAAAGCCATAGAGAGTCAACATCTAATGTCAAGACCAAAGATTGTTGTGGTGTCGGATACACCGTCCCTTTTCAAAAGTATTGTACCCAACATAAGTGAATTTGCCGAG GTTATGCGTTTTGattatgaaaagttcaaagGAAAAATGTTAGAAAGTTTGCCCAAGTTAGATTTCAGAGCGAAAGATTGGGGTCCAGCACCCAGATGGGTTGCTTTTGTAGACTTTTTTCTTGCATCTCGCGCTAGATATGCAGTTGTTTCTGGAGCTCAACGGCGTGTTGGAACTACCTATGCTCAGCTAATTGCTGCACTGGCTGCAGCACACAATCTAG GAGACGACAACAAGAAAACATCAGGTCgaagtttttcatttttcagcAGTTTCCAAAGCAACTTATTAACAGATGGATTAAAGAACCAAATTGGTTGGGGACATGTTTGGAACAGATATGCAGGACCATTAAGTTGTCATAACCAAAGCAATCAATGTGCCTTCACTCCACTTCTCCCACCAGCTTGGTGGGATGGTCTTTGGCAATCACCAATTCCAAGGGATACTAAACGTCTTGCTTTCTATGGTGTTCAATTATCTGGTTTTGGTAATGTAGATACTGATTTCcttcaaaattattgtaatTCTAGGAAAACTGTTGTTAGAACTGTTACATATAATTTGTAG